tgtatgtatatatataatatgtattatatgtataagtatatcaCAATGTGTAAAGTAGTTATTCAGACatgtgattgaaaattcagtatgtGTGATGCCTGCAAAGCGTGCACATCTTCACCTGGTCCTTATAACAGCTGCACCGTACCTCAGTTCACTTGCCACTGTAAGTATGCAAATGATACCTTATAAATCAGTAATTTCAAAATGATGAATATTCCTTCATTTCAACTAAGACTTACTTTGAGTCCAGTCTGTTGATCAACACTACCAGCTTCAGCCTGGCGTTTGGCCACTTCTGCAGCTCTCTGCTGCTGTCTCTTAACGGCGTCGACGTTGCCTATGCCTCGTGACTCATGTTCAACTATTCGCTTCTCGGCAGCCTCAACCTGCTGGCGACGGCGCACCTCCTTTAGATACAAATGACAGTTTTCATTAGAAACCCATATCTTTGAGTAAATTTTTGCATGCTGAGAAGTGAAGTGAATCGCAGAAAGCCTAatgaaaagtataaataacgtgcaagaaataatattttaccgGATCGGGTGTCAGATCTTCGTACGACGAAGATTGTTTACAGCAAGATGTGCAAATACCCATGACGAATTAGTTTCGCAAAGCAAAGCCTTTCTGACAACCCTCTCCACTTGTTTAAACTATCGCCGTTTCAATTTATGAGTTTATTTTGACTACGCTGCCCGATTTTAAAGGATCAAAGGTACTCCGAATTCCATACGAAATATTCGTTGGATTTCGTTTTGATCTCTACGATTATCTTGGACGAACTGTCAGCTGGCCAGTCACACATGCACATGAATAATTCGACGTGAAATGAATGTGCATAAGTATCACTATGTAGTTGAGTAATATTGTGTAGTAGTCACGTGATGACACGATTTACGTGCGTCTGCGCGCTTTTAGTCAAACTAAAGACTTAATTGAATTGACTAAAATTATCGTCACAGGATTTTGAGCGATTGAGTTTTAAATAATGGATCGCGAATTTCAGTGATGCGATTTGCTAGATGTAGAAATTTAAGcgcaaataaaattatgtacagCTTGACTAATAGGtcagccatttttttttcttaggaACGGTTCCACTGGGTTCTTCAACCAACTCTCACGTCGCACGGTGAACCGCAGTGCAGACAAGATGCTGTCGAGGTTGGCTCTTCGTAATGGTAAATGACATTTAGGTTAAATATACTTATTGATGCCCGAAAAGATGGTCTTGATATTCAAACGAACTCAATAACCGAATTTGTCTCGTCACTATCTGTCCCTGTGTAGAAATTTTTGCGGTCCTACGTTTGCTTTTACATATTCTGCGGTCATTTTTCTGTTATTATGTAATGAGATGTATCTTGCCCAGTTTTCGTAAATCACTCACGATTTCTGAAACGTACTACGACACGGATATCTGATTGATGtcggaaaataattcatctagAGGAccactttgatttttcttcctctgcGCTATCGCTAACCTCTACACATATTTTATTATGACCCGATATATATTACCGCATCTCAAGAAAAATAACCAATGGTATCATTCGCTTAGACGaaatataaacatatttcaattaatattttttacaattatagCTCAAGCTTTGCCCGCCATTGCTCATGGCGCGCAGGCTCTATCTTCATCTTCCGAAGCCAGCAATCGTCCGGTCAGAGCAGAGTTCGGCGGAAAGGTTCGCCTAGGATTTATTCCTGATGAATGGTTCACCTACTTTTATCCCAAGACCGGTGTTACGGGTGAgtgcaaattttgtttttgtaatcaACCATTGCACTCTGGTATAATTTTCCAACTGGTTTGGTTAATTTTGGCAGCAAGTGAAATGGCAGAGTACTGAGTACTTGAAACTTATTTCAGGACCGTATGCATTTGGCCTTGGTTTGACAACCTATTTGGTCTCTAAAGAGATTTACGTGATGGAACATGAATATTATACCGGTCTATCCATTCTGTTGATGTGCATCTATGGGGTTAAGAAGTTTGGTCCAGTTGTTGCTGCTTATGCCGACAAGTTGATTGATGAGCAAATTACAGAGTTAAATGAATCGAAGAACAGCGAGATTGAATACTATGAATCATCAATCAAAGATGAAAAGCACTCTCAATGGCAAGCTGAAGGCCAGACTCTTCTAATGGAAGccaagaaacaaaatataGCCATGCAACTCGAAGCAGCTTACAGAGAACGCTTGGCCCACGTATATTCCGAGGTAATTATTTTGCCACCCTTCTTACTATTGGTATTCGTGTTACGTAAATGTAATTCACTTACTGTAATGTATTGTGTAGTAAGGTGAATACATTAGATTCTCagattgaaattcgatttacTGTATTAATTTTACGTTAACACCATGGCgtctttacatttttttgtttcgtattTGATAGATTTTGGTTTCCTTTAcatgagtattttttttctctaggTCAAGAAGCGTTTGGACTACCAGGTACAGATTCAAGCAATCGAGCGTAGAATAAGCCAGAAACATATGAGTGAATGGATAATCTCAAACGTGTTGAAGTCCATCACACCGGAACAAGAAAAAGCTACACTCCAGCAATGTATCGTCGATCTTCAAGGTTTGGCTGCAAGAACTTGAAAACGAGAATTACCCAAATAATTAGCAAAACTAGCAAACCTAATGTACATTGTGCGTAAAAAACTTCACTGTTAGTCTACAAAACGACATGTatcgacagaaaaaaaatttccttgaGCCATCTCATGTAACAATGCGTTGAGAAACTGCGTTTGATAGGTGGTGTCACAACCTTGTATGACCAGTTATAATTCAATATACTTATGGTcaatgtgaataaaattattattaaaaaatactcAACAGCTTGTCTATAACTTTTCATCAACTACAGGTCATTAGATTTAATTTCCAGTTCTTGCGGTAAATTTACAACCAGCCGAAATGAAGTTGGATGGTATTAGTTTATTATGAATTTACTCTGTTATAACTAAGGAAGAAAATACGATAATTCAGTAGATCAAAAACACCGGCAATTCGATAAtacat
This region of Neodiprion fabricii isolate iyNeoFabr1 chromosome 7, iyNeoFabr1.1, whole genome shotgun sequence genomic DNA includes:
- the LOC124186083 gene encoding small VCP/p97-interacting protein; this encodes MGICTSCCKQSSSYEDLTPDPEVRRRQQVEAAEKRIVEHESRGIGNVDAVKRQQQRAAEVAKRQAEAGSVDQQTGLKWQVN
- the LOC124186082 gene encoding ATP synthase subunit b, mitochondrial, whose translation is MLRSEVNRRKPNEKNGSTGFFNQLSRRTVNRSADKMLSRLALRNAQALPAIAHGAQALSSSSEASNRPVRAEFGGKVRLGFIPDEWFTYFYPKTGVTGPYAFGLGLTTYLVSKEIYVMEHEYYTGLSILLMCIYGVKKFGPVVAAYADKLIDEQITELNESKNSEIEYYESSIKDEKHSQWQAEGQTLLMEAKKQNIAMQLEAAYRERLAHVYSEVKKRLDYQVQIQAIERRISQKHMSEWIISNVLKSITPEQEKATLQQCIVDLQGLAART